A single genomic interval of Asinibacterium sp. OR53 harbors:
- a CDS encoding DUF2252 domain-containing protein, giving the protein MSQDLLSRIKKFNASRQQQVLPLKYAAMVGSPFRFFRGTCHLYYEDLMKKYPFGPSPKTWICGDLHTENFGCYKGSNRLVYFDMNDFDEAIIAPVLYEISRLAVAVILSGVESGYSKKESEVLMELLLKEYQQALIYNKAVVVEEETARGLIKKTIEGVVNRKEKDLLRERTDDKKKNAKFLVTPNLLKLAEKEKKDLIPAFQAWFSKYHVRYKQYKVSDASYRIAGTGSIGVKRYCLLMENQSNPKKKMILDMKQVVPSEVLAHAHGHLPQPKWKNPAHRVIDVQQMMEHVTPYLLSSFEYKKDWYVVKEIQPTTDKVVIAPSRKKSKALDEYITDLAVITASAQLRSSGRQGSATADALKAFAAEGKWIAAVKKWAIQYASQVNHDFAIFQQAYKKGFFKTSK; this is encoded by the coding sequence ATGAGCCAGGACTTGTTATCCAGGATAAAAAAGTTCAATGCTTCGAGACAGCAGCAAGTGTTACCGTTGAAATATGCTGCTATGGTGGGAAGTCCGTTCCGTTTTTTCAGAGGCACCTGCCATTTGTATTACGAAGACCTGATGAAGAAATACCCTTTCGGCCCTTCGCCCAAAACCTGGATATGCGGAGACTTGCATACCGAGAATTTCGGATGTTATAAAGGGAGTAACCGGCTGGTCTATTTCGACATGAATGATTTTGACGAAGCCATCATTGCACCGGTGTTGTATGAAATCTCGCGATTGGCGGTTGCCGTGATACTCAGCGGCGTGGAATCGGGATATTCGAAAAAAGAAAGCGAAGTATTGATGGAACTGCTGCTGAAAGAATACCAGCAAGCACTCATTTACAATAAAGCAGTGGTAGTAGAAGAGGAAACGGCCAGGGGATTGATTAAAAAAACGATCGAAGGAGTGGTGAACAGGAAAGAAAAAGACCTGTTACGGGAACGTACGGACGATAAAAAGAAAAATGCCAAATTCCTCGTCACGCCGAATCTGCTGAAATTAGCCGAAAAAGAAAAGAAAGACCTGATACCGGCTTTTCAGGCCTGGTTTAGTAAATACCATGTAAGGTATAAACAATATAAAGTCAGCGACGCCAGCTATCGTATTGCCGGAACGGGTAGTATTGGTGTGAAACGGTATTGCCTGCTGATGGAAAATCAAAGCAATCCGAAGAAAAAAATGATCCTGGATATGAAACAGGTAGTGCCGTCTGAAGTGCTGGCTCATGCGCATGGCCATCTGCCCCAGCCCAAATGGAAAAACCCTGCGCATCGCGTAATAGATGTACAGCAAATGATGGAGCATGTAACGCCATATCTCTTGTCGTCGTTTGAATACAAGAAAGACTGGTACGTGGTAAAGGAAATACAACCCACTACTGATAAAGTGGTGATAGCACCTTCCAGGAAAAAGTCGAAAGCCCTGGATGAATATATCACCGACCTGGCTGTGATTACGGCTTCAGCGCAATTGAGAAGCAGCGGAAGACAGGGGTCTGCCACTGCGGATGCATTGAAAGCATTTGCAGCTGAGGGAAAATGGATAGCTGCTGTGAAGAAATGGGCAATACAATACGCGAGCCAGGTGAATCATGATTTTGCTATTTTTCAACAAGCATATAAAAAAGGTTTTTTCAAAACCTCAAAATGA
- a CDS encoding nitroreductase, which produces MTKFETLKEIISNRRSTKPAALNGRKIDDTVIGELLQLANWAPTHARTEPWRFVVYSHAALHAFCAAHAELYQKYTPEDKFTQAKFESIKHNGDKASHIVVVYMHRQAIAKIPVIEEIAAVAAAIQNILLGAEALDIAVLWSTGGMTHHPSMKQYLGLGEEDIVMGLLYMGYSDEPHQKGTRAVPVEAKVQWKGEFK; this is translated from the coding sequence ATGACAAAGTTTGAAACGCTGAAAGAGATCATCAGCAACAGGAGAAGCACCAAACCGGCAGCACTGAATGGCAGAAAAATCGATGATACTGTTATTGGAGAACTGCTGCAATTGGCCAATTGGGCCCCTACCCATGCGCGCACCGAGCCTTGGCGTTTCGTGGTGTACAGCCACGCTGCATTGCATGCATTCTGCGCTGCCCACGCCGAACTCTATCAAAAATACACGCCGGAAGATAAGTTCACCCAGGCCAAATTTGAATCGATCAAACACAATGGCGATAAAGCTTCACATATTGTAGTGGTGTACATGCACCGGCAGGCTATTGCCAAAATCCCGGTGATTGAGGAAATCGCAGCCGTTGCAGCAGCCATCCAGAACATCCTGCTTGGTGCCGAAGCACTGGATATAGCCGTACTCTGGAGCACTGGCGGCATGACCCATCATCCTTCCATGAAACAATACCTCGGATTGGGTGAGGAAGACATTGTGATGGGATTACTGTACATGGGATATTCCGATGAGCCGCATCAAAAAGGCACCCGTGCAGTTCCTGTGGAAGCCAAAGTGCAATGGAAGGGAGAATTCAAATAA
- the gmk gene encoding guanylate kinase yields the protein MATQAHKLIIITAPSGAGKTSITHYLLKKYPRLAFSISAATRQPRGKEQDGVDYYFMSVEAFHQKIEENAFIEWEMVYEGKYYGTLKSELERIWSEGKTPILDIDVKGAIHVQEQLSSRCLSIFIEPPSVEELKRRLESRGTETTESLATRVSKAAYEISFNHHFNKTIVNDNLDKACSETEQAIKAFLGWD from the coding sequence ATGGCCACTCAAGCTCATAAGCTCATCATCATTACAGCGCCTTCGGGGGCGGGTAAAACCTCCATCACACATTATTTGCTGAAGAAATACCCACGCCTGGCTTTTTCTATTTCCGCAGCCACCAGGCAACCCAGGGGAAAAGAGCAGGACGGCGTGGATTACTATTTCATGAGCGTGGAAGCTTTCCATCAAAAGATCGAAGAAAATGCTTTCATTGAGTGGGAAATGGTGTATGAAGGAAAGTATTATGGCACACTGAAAAGCGAACTGGAAAGGATATGGAGTGAAGGAAAAACACCCATACTGGATATCGACGTTAAAGGCGCTATTCATGTACAGGAACAGCTTAGCAGCCGATGCCTGAGCATCTTTATCGAACCGCCGTCCGTTGAAGAGCTGAAGCGCCGGCTCGAAAGTCGAGGTACCGAAACAACCGAAAGCCTTGCCACACGCGTGAGCAAGGCTGCCTATGAAATATCTTTCAACCACCATTTCAATAAAACGATTGTCAACGACAACCTGGACAAAGCCTGTTCCGAGACCGAGCAGGCGATCAAAGCATTCCTGGGCTGGGATTGA
- a CDS encoding NAD(P)-dependent oxidoreductase: protein MSFKNRTVLITGASRGIGKAIALKLAAAGANIVIAAKSVEEDPRLGGTIFSAAQEVEATGAQALPVKTDIRFEEEINALVQKTVERFGGIDVVINNASAIQLTPTEQTETKRFDLMQNINVRGTFLLVKHCIPYLKKGNNPHILTLSPPVNLDPKWLGGHIAYTITKYNMSMMAMGWAAEFKSYGIASNALWPRTTIDTAAIRNLLGGEALARMSRTPAILADAAYYILRKTAAEYSGRTFIDEEVLAAEGITDLNAYAVVPGATLYNDLFI from the coding sequence ATGTCATTTAAAAACCGCACTGTTCTGATCACAGGCGCCAGCAGGGGCATTGGCAAAGCCATTGCACTCAAGTTGGCCGCAGCCGGCGCCAATATTGTCATTGCAGCCAAGAGCGTGGAAGAAGACCCCCGTTTGGGCGGCACCATTTTTTCTGCTGCGCAGGAAGTGGAAGCCACCGGCGCGCAAGCCCTGCCGGTGAAAACAGATATCCGGTTTGAAGAAGAGATCAACGCACTGGTACAAAAAACCGTTGAGCGTTTTGGCGGCATCGATGTGGTGATCAACAATGCTTCCGCCATACAACTCACGCCTACCGAACAAACCGAGACCAAACGTTTCGACCTCATGCAAAACATCAATGTAAGGGGTACTTTCCTGCTGGTGAAACATTGTATCCCTTACCTGAAAAAAGGCAACAATCCGCATATCCTCACTTTATCGCCTCCTGTTAACCTCGATCCCAAATGGCTGGGTGGACATATCGCTTATACCATTACCAAATACAATATGAGTATGATGGCCATGGGATGGGCTGCCGAATTCAAAAGCTACGGTATCGCATCCAATGCACTCTGGCCCCGTACCACCATTGATACCGCTGCCATAAGAAATTTATTGGGTGGTGAAGCGCTGGCAAGGATGAGCCGCACGCCTGCGATCCTGGCCGATGCCGCTTATTATATTTTACGCAAGACCGCTGCCGAATACAGTGGCCGTACTTTTATCGATGAAGAAGTGCTCGCAGCAGAAGGCATCACCGATCTCAATGCTTATGCCGTAGTACCAGGCGCAACACTTTATAATGATCTTTTTATTTAA
- a CDS encoding M20 family metallopeptidase yields the protein MRKTVLSLILLASFCSLQAQKQNTATTSIAEPLKAEALQNLQANYDLYKKNALQIWDYAEVGYKEVKSAALHQQTLTANGFTVQAGVAGIPTAFIASYGSGKPVIAILAEYDALPGLAQKAVPEKAPIEGKNAGHACGHHLFGTASVAAGIAIKKLIEEKKIQGTVRVYGCPAEEGGSGKVYMVREGLFNDVDVVLHWHPDNENKITMTSALANKSAKFRFHGIAAHAAASPERGRSALDAVEAMDNMVNMMREHVPQETRIHYVITNGGKAPNVVPDYAEVYYYVRHPRKDDVKAIFDRVVKAANGAAMGTETTMEYEIIGGTHDLLLNQTLAEVMQHNLDKIGGVSYTPEEKQFAQKIQSSFGYQVPAIETAGAVKPLRVEMNAGGGSTDVGDVSYAVPTVGMGAATWVPGTPAHSWQAVACGGTEIGTKGMMVAAKTLALTAIDLYTNPSLIKDATEEFRKAKGTYKYEALLGNRKPALNYRD from the coding sequence ATGAGAAAAACAGTACTTAGTTTGATCCTGCTCGCCAGCTTTTGCTCGCTGCAAGCACAAAAGCAAAACACGGCAACCACTTCTATTGCCGAACCGCTGAAAGCAGAAGCCCTGCAAAACCTGCAGGCTAATTACGATCTGTATAAAAAGAACGCTTTGCAGATCTGGGATTATGCAGAAGTGGGTTATAAAGAAGTGAAAAGTGCTGCCTTGCACCAGCAAACACTTACAGCTAACGGTTTTACCGTGCAGGCTGGCGTTGCAGGTATACCCACCGCCTTTATAGCTTCTTATGGCAGCGGTAAACCCGTTATCGCCATCCTCGCCGAATATGATGCCCTGCCTGGTCTTGCACAAAAAGCTGTGCCTGAAAAAGCGCCCATAGAAGGAAAAAATGCAGGCCATGCTTGCGGTCATCACCTGTTTGGCACCGCTTCAGTTGCAGCAGGCATTGCTATAAAAAAATTGATCGAAGAAAAGAAGATACAAGGTACCGTTCGGGTATATGGCTGTCCCGCCGAAGAAGGCGGCAGCGGTAAAGTATACATGGTGCGGGAAGGATTGTTCAATGATGTGGATGTGGTATTGCACTGGCATCCCGACAATGAAAACAAAATTACCATGACTAGTGCGCTGGCCAACAAATCGGCCAAGTTCCGGTTTCATGGTATTGCAGCACATGCCGCTGCTTCACCCGAAAGGGGCCGCTCGGCACTCGATGCCGTAGAAGCCATGGATAATATGGTAAACATGATGCGTGAGCATGTGCCGCAGGAAACAAGGATCCACTATGTGATCACCAATGGCGGCAAAGCGCCCAATGTGGTGCCCGATTATGCAGAAGTATATTATTATGTACGCCATCCCCGCAAAGATGATGTCAAAGCCATCTTCGACCGGGTGGTAAAAGCGGCCAATGGCGCTGCCATGGGCACAGAGACTACCATGGAGTATGAGATCATTGGCGGCACGCATGATCTGCTGCTTAACCAAACACTTGCCGAAGTAATGCAACACAACCTCGACAAAATTGGTGGTGTGAGCTATACCCCGGAAGAAAAACAGTTTGCGCAAAAGATACAGTCCAGTTTCGGATACCAGGTCCCGGCCATTGAAACCGCCGGTGCCGTTAAACCGCTTCGCGTAGAAATGAATGCAGGCGGAGGCTCTACCGATGTAGGCGATGTGAGCTACGCAGTTCCTACAGTGGGTATGGGTGCTGCCACCTGGGTACCCGGCACACCTGCACATAGCTGGCAAGCCGTTGCGTGTGGCGGAACAGAGATCGGTACCAAGGGAATGATGGTGGCCGCCAAAACATTGGCATTGACGGCTATTGACCTGTACACCAATCCTTCGCTGATCAAAGACGCCACGGAAGAATTCAGGAAAGCAAAAGGAACCTACAAATATGAAGCACTGTTAGGGAATAGAAAACCTGCGCTGAATTATAGGGATTAA
- the lysS gene encoding lysine--tRNA ligase → MSQAHLSEQELVRREKLAKLVEAGIDPFPAPLYPVTHYSTDIKDHFTEETKEQFASVCVAGRIMSMNDKGKVFFIKIQDSKGLIQLYVKRDDLYPGEDKSLWDTLVKHGLDLGDIIGATGYVFITKTGETSIHAQTLTLLTKSLKPLPVVKRDEEGHVFDAVTDPEFRYRQRYADLIINPAVKDTFVKRTKLINTIREFLNAQGALEVDTPVLQSIPGGAAARPFVTHHNALDIPFYLRIANELYLKRLIVGGFDWVYEFSRNFRNEGMDRTHNPEFTVLEWYTAYKDYFWMMEITEQLFEKIAIALHGTTDVPLGDQVIHFKAPFKRISIYDAIKENTSIDVSAMDEASLREVCKQLHIDVPGNIGKGKLIDEIFGATSEHTFIQPTFIIDYPVEMSPLTKKHRSKPGLVERFELMVNGKEIANAYSELNDPVDQRERFEEQSKLMERGDDEAMFIDHDFLRALEYGMPPTSGIGIGIDRLCMMMTNQVSIQDVLLFPQMRPESI, encoded by the coding sequence ATGAGTCAAGCACACTTATCAGAGCAGGAACTGGTTCGCAGGGAGAAACTGGCAAAACTGGTGGAAGCGGGCATCGATCCGTTCCCGGCGCCATTGTACCCGGTAACCCATTATTCAACGGATATTAAAGACCATTTTACGGAAGAGACGAAAGAACAGTTCGCTTCGGTTTGTGTGGCTGGCCGTATCATGAGCATGAACGACAAGGGTAAAGTGTTCTTCATCAAGATACAGGATAGCAAAGGACTTATCCAGTTGTACGTGAAAAGAGACGATCTCTATCCGGGGGAAGATAAATCGCTGTGGGATACATTGGTAAAGCATGGTCTTGATTTGGGCGATATCATTGGCGCTACCGGTTATGTGTTCATCACCAAGACCGGTGAAACATCTATCCATGCGCAAACACTTACCCTGCTTACCAAATCGCTGAAACCGCTACCTGTGGTGAAGCGCGATGAAGAAGGACATGTGTTCGACGCCGTAACCGACCCGGAATTCCGTTACCGCCAGCGTTATGCCGATCTGATCATCAATCCCGCTGTGAAGGATACTTTTGTTAAACGCACCAAGCTGATCAATACCATCCGCGAATTCCTCAATGCCCAGGGTGCACTGGAAGTAGATACACCGGTATTGCAGTCCATTCCCGGAGGTGCTGCGGCCCGTCCGTTTGTTACGCATCACAACGCACTGGATATTCCTTTTTACTTACGTATTGCCAATGAGTTGTACCTGAAGCGTTTGATCGTGGGCGGGTTCGACTGGGTATACGAGTTCAGCCGCAATTTCAGGAATGAGGGTATGGACAGAACCCATAATCCAGAGTTCACCGTACTGGAATGGTATACGGCTTACAAAGATTATTTCTGGATGATGGAGATCACCGAACAGTTGTTCGAAAAAATAGCCATTGCCCTGCACGGCACTACCGATGTGCCATTGGGCGACCAGGTGATCCATTTCAAAGCGCCTTTCAAAAGGATCAGTATCTACGATGCCATCAAAGAGAATACCAGTATTGATGTGAGCGCGATGGACGAAGCTAGCCTGCGGGAAGTGTGCAAGCAATTACATATCGACGTGCCGGGCAATATTGGTAAAGGCAAATTGATTGATGAGATCTTTGGTGCTACCAGCGAACATACTTTCATTCAACCTACTTTCATCATTGATTACCCGGTGGAGATGAGTCCGCTTACAAAGAAACACCGCAGCAAACCCGGACTGGTAGAGCGTTTTGAACTGATGGTAAACGGAAAAGAGATCGCGAATGCCTATTCCGAATTGAATGATCCCGTTGACCAGCGCGAGCGTTTTGAAGAACAATCAAAACTGATGGAGCGTGGCGATGATGAAGCTATGTTCATCGATCATGACTTCCTCCGCGCACTAGAATATGGTATGCCGCCTACTTCCGGTATTGGTATCGGTATTGACAGGTTGTGCATGATGATGACCAACCAAGTATCTATACAGGATGTGTTGTTGTTCCCGCAAATGCGGCCGGAAAGTATTTAA
- a CDS encoding GNAT family N-acetyltransferase, whose amino-acid sequence MTPIDHHHEGYSISTDPAKLDIDVIHRYLSEESYWAAGIPYEVVKRSIEHSFCFGVYHHNQQIGFARLVTDKATFAYLADVFILPKHRGKGLSKWLVATIHTNPELQGLRRWMLGTKDAHGLYQQFGWEPLPEELYQRFMQRHNPDVYKVPANR is encoded by the coding sequence ATGACGCCCATTGATCATCACCATGAAGGATATTCCATCAGTACAGACCCGGCTAAACTGGATATCGATGTGATCCACCGTTACCTCTCGGAAGAATCTTATTGGGCTGCCGGTATTCCTTACGAGGTGGTGAAAAGATCCATTGAACATTCTTTTTGTTTTGGGGTCTACCACCATAACCAACAAATTGGGTTCGCCAGACTGGTTACCGACAAAGCCACTTTTGCTTACCTGGCCGATGTTTTTATTTTACCGAAACACAGGGGCAAGGGGTTATCCAAATGGCTCGTTGCTACCATCCATACGAACCCGGAACTGCAGGGTTTGAGACGCTGGATGCTGGGCACTAAAGATGCGCATGGCCTTTATCAACAGTTTGGATGGGAGCCGTTACCGGAAGAACTCTACCAGCGTTTTATGCAACGGCATAATCCCGATGTGTATAAAGTGCCCGCCAACCGTTAA
- a CDS encoding pseudouridine synthase, with protein sequence MRYFLINKPYGCLSRFSAVEGKKTLADYFKVPRDVYPVGRLDHDSEGLLLLTNDKTLNHRLLDPGFAHEREYWVQVDGAITKEAIAQLQSGVIINIDGKAHHTLPCKAMVFETAPPVPDRDPPIRFRKEIPSPWIRMILTEGKNRQVRRMTAKTGFPTLRLIRYRIEQLELGNMQPGEIIELSENTIRKKLFYDAH encoded by the coding sequence ATGCGCTACTTCCTCATCAACAAACCTTATGGATGTCTTTCCCGGTTTTCTGCAGTGGAAGGAAAGAAAACACTGGCTGATTATTTCAAAGTGCCCCGTGATGTATATCCTGTAGGAAGATTGGATCATGACAGTGAAGGATTGTTATTGCTAACGAATGATAAAACACTCAACCATCGTTTATTGGATCCGGGCTTTGCACACGAAAGAGAATATTGGGTACAGGTAGATGGCGCCATTACCAAAGAGGCCATTGCACAATTGCAGTCTGGTGTGATCATCAACATCGATGGCAAAGCGCATCATACCCTGCCATGCAAGGCAATGGTATTTGAAACAGCGCCGCCTGTTCCCGACCGCGACCCGCCCATCAGGTTCCGGAAAGAAATACCTTCACCCTGGATTCGCATGATCCTCACGGAAGGTAAAAACAGGCAGGTGAGGAGGATGACTGCCAAAACAGGATTTCCTACTTTGCGTTTGATCCGTTACAGGATCGAGCAACTCGAACTGGGTAATATGCAACCAGGAGAGATCATCGAATTATCTGAAAACACCATCCGTAAAAAACTTTTTTATGACGCCCATTGA
- a CDS encoding UDP-3-O-(3-hydroxymyristoyl)glucosamine N-acyltransferase, whose translation MKFPAPVSIQWIANLIQASLSGNPDAQVTGINEIHRVEAGDLAFVDHPKYYDTCLNSAATFIIINTKEVNIPTGKTILVVPDPFEAYLKIVDHFRPFVPANKTISDTAVIGEGTVIMPNVFIGQHVRIGKNCTIHPNVSLLDYSIIGDNVVIQAGTVIGSDAFYYNTKKNREVWYKRMQSCGWVHIEDDVEIGAGCTIDRGVTADTRIGKGSRIDNMVHIGHDTLVGKNCLFAAQVGIAGGTIIEDGVTLWGQVGVSKTLTIGANAIVLAQSGVPSSLAGGKTYFGYPAEEASTKRRELVWIKRIPELWKKVMD comes from the coding sequence ATGAAGTTCCCAGCGCCCGTTTCCATACAATGGATTGCCAACCTGATCCAGGCAAGCCTTTCAGGAAATCCAGATGCACAAGTAACAGGCATCAATGAAATTCACCGCGTGGAAGCAGGCGATCTTGCATTCGTTGATCATCCAAAATATTACGATACCTGTCTCAACAGCGCCGCTACTTTCATCATCATCAATACCAAAGAAGTAAATATTCCCACTGGTAAAACCATACTCGTTGTTCCCGATCCTTTCGAAGCATATTTAAAAATCGTTGATCATTTCAGACCTTTTGTTCCTGCCAATAAAACCATCAGCGATACAGCGGTGATTGGAGAAGGAACTGTGATCATGCCCAATGTATTCATTGGTCAGCATGTACGTATAGGCAAGAACTGCACCATCCATCCCAATGTTTCCCTGCTCGATTACAGCATCATTGGCGACAATGTAGTGATACAGGCAGGCACTGTTATTGGCAGCGATGCATTTTATTACAACACCAAAAAGAACCGCGAAGTATGGTATAAAAGAATGCAAAGCTGCGGTTGGGTACATATAGAAGATGATGTAGAAATTGGCGCCGGCTGTACCATCGACAGGGGCGTAACGGCCGACACAAGAATAGGTAAAGGCAGCCGGATCGATAATATGGTGCATATCGGTCACGATACCCTGGTAGGAAAAAATTGCCTGTTCGCCGCGCAGGTGGGTATTGCAGGTGGAACCATTATTGAAGATGGTGTAACGCTATGGGGACAGGTAGGCGTTAGCAAAACCCTTACCATTGGTGCCAACGCCATTGTGCTGGCACAAAGTGGTGTGCCTTCTTCACTGGCCGGTGGCAAAACCTATTTCGGTTATCCTGCAGAAGAAGCTTCAACCAAGAGAAGAGAGCTGGTGTGGATCAAACGCATTCCCGAGCTCTGGAAAAAAGTGATGGATTAA
- a CDS encoding NAD-dependent epimerase/dehydratase family protein, giving the protein MILVTGATGLVGSHLLKELTGRGCTVRALYRSAIPSSDFNGKVQWVRGDILDVVSLEEVMKGVTQVYHCAAVVSFHPKRKQQLHQTNIEGTANVVNACLDAGVQKLLFVSSVAALGRIRENEAINETMNWTAETSNSEYGKSKYLAEMEVWRGIGEGLNAVMVNPVIILGAGDWESGSSGIFKSAYEEFPWYTDGVSGFVDVQDVVRAMVLLMEKDISAQRFILSACSVPYRTIFTEAAQQFGKRPPHKKVTPLLAEIVWRLEAIKGKITGKDPLLTRETARTAQAKVYFNNEKLLQYLPGFQYTPLTDTIQRVCSELKQQYKL; this is encoded by the coding sequence ATGATCCTAGTAACGGGAGCAACGGGATTGGTGGGTTCACACCTCCTGAAAGAATTAACGGGCCGCGGTTGTACAGTACGGGCCCTGTACCGTTCTGCTATCCCGTCTTCCGATTTCAACGGCAAAGTGCAATGGGTGCGCGGCGATATACTGGATGTTGTATCGCTGGAAGAAGTCATGAAAGGCGTTACGCAGGTGTATCATTGCGCTGCGGTAGTATCGTTTCATCCCAAAAGAAAACAACAGTTACATCAAACCAATATTGAAGGAACAGCCAATGTGGTGAATGCCTGCCTGGATGCGGGGGTACAGAAATTGTTGTTCGTGAGTTCGGTGGCGGCCCTTGGTCGTATCCGGGAAAATGAAGCCATCAACGAAACCATGAACTGGACCGCCGAGACCAGCAACAGTGAATATGGCAAAAGCAAATACCTGGCCGAGATGGAAGTATGGCGGGGAATAGGCGAAGGGTTGAATGCGGTGATGGTGAACCCCGTGATCATTTTAGGGGCAGGTGATTGGGAATCCGGCTCATCGGGTATCTTCAAATCGGCTTATGAAGAGTTCCCCTGGTATACCGATGGGGTCAGCGGTTTTGTAGACGTACAGGATGTAGTGCGGGCCATGGTATTATTGATGGAAAAAGACATCAGCGCACAGCGCTTTATCCTCAGTGCATGCAGTGTGCCTTACAGGACTATTTTCACGGAAGCAGCACAACAATTTGGCAAGCGGCCGCCGCATAAAAAAGTAACGCCCTTGCTGGCAGAGATCGTATGGCGACTTGAAGCGATCAAAGGAAAAATAACAGGGAAAGATCCTTTGCTCACCAGGGAAACTGCACGCACGGCGCAGGCGAAAGTTTACTTCAATAACGAAAAATTGTTGCAATACCTGCCCGGTTTTCAATACACGCCACTAACCGATACCATCCAAAGGGTATGCAGTGAATTGAAACAGCAATACAAACTGTGA
- a CDS encoding Fur family transcriptional regulator gives MFSSTSEILKRNQLSVTESRKKILDMFLRTDGALAHADIEQRSGTGFDRVTVYRTLQTFVEKGIIHTIPTTDNSVRYALCKDECSAGHHHDDHIHFLCDACGTTYCLDHITVPAVQLPKGFRATQTDVVVSGICSKCNPA, from the coding sequence ATGTTTAGTAGTACCAGTGAGATATTGAAGCGCAACCAGTTAAGTGTTACCGAGAGCCGCAAGAAGATACTGGATATGTTTTTACGTACCGACGGCGCTTTGGCGCATGCCGATATTGAACAGCGCAGTGGTACAGGATTCGATAGGGTAACCGTTTACCGCACCTTGCAAACCTTTGTGGAAAAGGGCATCATTCATACCATACCCACTACCGACAACTCAGTGCGCTACGCTTTGTGCAAGGATGAATGTTCTGCCGGCCATCACCACGACGACCATATCCATTTCCTTTGCGATGCCTGCGGCACTACTTATTGTCTCGACCACATAACGGTGCCGGCGGTACAATTACCCAAAGGATTCCGTGCTACCCAAACCGATGTGGTGGTTAGCGGTATATGTTCAAAATGTAATCCTGCCTAA
- a CDS encoding SCO family protein, giving the protein MKRKWLVYLLFFVVLLAGFYFFLFRGTDLWKPKLPVLSYVKPYRLTAQDGRPYTDQDMLGKVSVVEYFFTSCKGICPKMNTNMKAIYETFKQEPDFMIVSNTCDPGTDSVPRLKAYADSMKADPAKWVFLTGRKDSLYQLARNSYLLDDPKNSFQKIEDQFIHTQFFALVDKNGKVRGQIYDGLKADELDKMKKDIRTLLAEKGSAHFANNIFSNNPQ; this is encoded by the coding sequence ATGAAAAGAAAATGGCTGGTTTACCTCTTGTTTTTTGTGGTATTGTTAGCGGGGTTTTACTTCTTCCTTTTCAGGGGAACAGATTTGTGGAAACCCAAACTGCCGGTATTGAGTTATGTGAAACCCTATCGTCTCACTGCACAGGACGGGCGGCCTTATACCGACCAGGACATGCTGGGAAAAGTAAGTGTGGTGGAATATTTTTTCACCAGTTGCAAGGGTATTTGCCCGAAAATGAATACCAACATGAAAGCCATTTATGAGACTTTCAAACAGGAGCCCGATTTCATGATCGTTTCCAATACCTGTGACCCCGGAACCGATTCTGTGCCCCGTTTGAAAGCCTATGCCGATTCTATGAAAGCTGATCCCGCCAAATGGGTATTCCTCACCGGACGGAAAGACAGCCTGTATCAACTGGCACGAAATTCGTATCTGTTAGACGATCCTAAGAACAGTTTCCAGAAGATCGAAGACCAGTTCATCCATACCCAGTTTTTTGCATTGGTGGATAAGAACGGCAAAGTACGCGGACAGATATACGATGGTTTGAAAGCAGACGAACTGGATAAAATGAAGAAAGATATCCGGACGCTTCTGGCAGAAAAAGGATCGGCGCATTTTGCCAACAATATTTTTAGTAACAATCCTCAATAG